The following DNA comes from Janthinobacterium sp. TB1-E2.
CCACGTTCAACAGGGCCGCGATCAGCGAAGCGCCAAACGTCAGGCGGTAGGACGCCATCACGCGGTCGGACGTGACGGCGCTGAAGAAGGCGTCCCACGTCATGGTGAAGGTCTTCAGGAACACCGACGACAGCGGAATGAGAACGATCAGGGCCAGGTAAAAGAGCGTGAAGCCCAGAGACAGCTTAAACCCCGGCATGACCCGAAACGGCGCTCCGCGCGCCTTGAGCGGTGCTGCTGATGCTGCAGACATAGAAACCCCTTCTTATTACATTTTTGAGTTATAGGGCGCAATAATCACATGCAACCGTTATAAAAAGAACTAACCATTTCTCATTTGCTTAGATGGATTTTGCATACTTGCTGGCGGAATCTATGGGCGAAAAAAAGGGGTCGGACCCTGCGGGTCCGACCCCGGCTTTTGGGGTGGGGTTGGGGTGGGCACACACTTAACCCAACACCTTGACGGCTGGGGTCAGCCCCTGAGGGGGAATGCGTCCCAATGGGACGCATTCCGATTGCGAAGCAACGGACCCCGTTCTTACTTGTTCGGCTGCGGCGTCAGACGTAGGTATGGCTTGGCGGCCGTAAACCCCTTCGGATACTTCTGCTTGATCACGTCCGGGTCTTGCACTGTCAATGGAATGATGACGTCGTCGCCGTCTTTCCAGTTGCCTGGCGTGGCTACAGTGTAGCCGTCCGTCAGTTGCAGGGCGTCGATGACGCGCAGGATTTCATTGAAGTTGCGGCCCGTGCTCAGCGGGTACGTGAGGATCAGCCGCACCTTTTTGTTCGGGTCGATGATGAAGACGGAGCGCACGGTGGCCGTGACGGACTGTTCCGGGTGGATCATGTCGTACAGCACCGACACTTTCTTGTCGACGTCGGCGATGATGGGGAAGCCCACGACCGTATTTTGCGTCTCTTCGATATCCTTGATCCAGCTCTTGTGCGACTCGGCCGCGTCCACGGACAGGGCGATGGCCTTTACGTTGCGCTTGTCGAATTCCGGCTTGAGCTTGGCCGTCAAGCCCAGTTCCGTCGTGCATACGGGGGTAAAGTCGGCCGGATGGGAAAACAGCACCACCCAGGAATTGCCCGCCCACTCGTGGAACTTGAGCGGGCCTATCGAGCTGTCTTGTTCAAAATCAGGGGCGACATCGCCCAGGCGTAAAGTCATCGTGATCTCCTGTGAGGTTGTGTATCGGGATGTTGGTCGAATCAGGCTGCCTGACGGTGGCGCTTGTCGCTTTGCGCCAGATCAAACAGCGTTTGCAATTGCGCCTGGCCGTAGACCCAGTCGCCAAGGCGCGACTCGGCGTTGATATGGCCCAGCGCACCGCCATCAATATACTTGCAATTCCAGCGCCGTGCCCACTGCGCCGCGTGTTCGGCCGTCATCCACGGATCGGTCTGGCTGGCGATCAGGATGCCGGGGCAAGGCAGCCGCTTTTGCGGCAATGCCTTCGCCACGCCAAACTTGTCGGGATCGGCTGGTCCCACCAGCAGCACGCCGGCCACGCCCTGCGGATCGCGCGCCAGGCTGTGCGCCGTCGTCAGGCAGCCGAAGCTGTGGGCGACGATCAGGGTCGGGCGCGCATCCTGCCGCCGCACCTGGTCCAGCCGCGCCGACCAGTTGGCCAGGTCGGGTGCGTTCCAGTCGTCCTGCTCGACCCGCTCGAATTGCGGATACAGGCGCTGCCAGCGGCTCTGCCAATGCTCGGGACCGCTGTTATGCAAGCCCGGCACGATCAGTACCCGGTAATCGGAAAAGCTGCGCAGCGCCATGATGTGTCCTTTTAGTAACGGTCTGGCAATCGTGCCATCCGGTATTACTTAGGCTGGTAGATCTGGTCGAAGATGCCGCCGTCGGCAAAGTGCGCCTTCTGTGCAGCCGTCCAGCCGCCCGCCACTTGCTCGATGGTGAACAGGTTGACCTTGGCGAACTGCGACGCGTATTTCTTCGCCGCCTTGTCCGTTGCCGGACGGTAGTAATTCTTCGCGATGATGTCTTGCGCTTCATCCGTGTACAGGTAGTTCAGGTAAGCCTCGGCCACCTTGCGCGTGCCATGCTTGTCGGCAAACTTGTCGACGACGGCGACGGGCGGCTCGGCCAGGATGCTGACGGATGGCGTGATGATGTCGAACTTGGTCGGGCCCAGTTCCTTGACGGCCAGGTAAGCCTCGTTTTCCCAGGCGATCAGCACGTCGCCGATGCCGCGCTCAACAAAAGTGGTGGTGGCGCCGCGCGCGCCGGAATCGAGCACGGGCACGTTTTTATACAGCTTGCCGAGGAAATCCTTGGCCTTCGCTTCGTTGCCGCCCGGCTGGCGCAGCGCGTAACCCCACGCAGCCAGATGGTTCCAGCGGGCGCCGCCCGAGGTTTTCGGATTCGGCGTGATGACGGAGACGCCTGGCTTGATCAGGTCGTTCCAATCCTTGATGCCTTTCGGGTTGCCCTTGCGCACCAGGAAGACGATGGTCGAGGTGTAAGGCGAGCTGTTGTGCGCCAAGCGCTTTTGCCAGTCGCCGGCCAGCAGCTTGTGCTCGGCCAGCGCATCGATGTCATAGGCCAGGGCCAGGGTGACGATATCCGCCTCCAGGCCGTCGATGACGGCGCGCGCCTGCTTGCCCGAACCACCGTGCGATTGCTTGATCTTGACGTTGTCGCCCGTCTTGCCTTTCCACTCCTTGGCAAACGCCGTATTCACATCCTGATACAGCTCGCGCGTCGGGTCGTACGACACGTTGAGCAGGGTGATATCGGCAGCCTGCGCCGTTTGCAGAATGGCAAACGCGCTGATGGCGGCGGCAATGATGATTTTTTTCGACAGCATCTAAGATCCCCGTGTGGTTGAACTTGCAGAGCCACCAGATTACGGCGCCATGGCCGCAAAGAGAACGAAGCGTTTCGCCGTTTGATATGCGTTTTTCACATATGGACGGCGCGCAACGGGGATTTAGCAGTTAATAAAAACGGTTAAACAAAATGACGGCCCAGGTGGCGAAGGCCAGGATGCAGGTCAGCAGCACGGCGGCGCTACCAAAGTCCTTGGCGTTTTTCGACAGCGGATGACGTTCGAGCGAAATGCGGTCAACCACGGCTTCAATTGCCGAATTGATCAGTTCGACGATCAGCACCAGCAGCAGCACGCCGATCAGCACCAGCTTTTCAAACGCGGAAACGCGCAGCAGCAAGGCGATCACCGTGCCGACGACGAACAGGCCCAGTTCCTGCCGGAACGCATGTTCGTGGCGCCAGGCCGCTTTCAAGCCATCGAGCGAGTAGAAAAAGGCGGAGAAAATCCGTTTCAAGCCGCTTTTGCTCTTGAATTCATTTACAGGTTGCATAGTTTTCCATGGTTCAAAGCACATGCTATCCACGCATTATGACGGGCACAATAGGGATTGTGACAATTTATTCGCTATCTATCTCGGAACATTTCACTATTTTTTCACATCATGGTATAAAGAAGGATGAATACTGCATTGCACCAAATCCATCATGAAAATTGAACCGGTCGCTGCCCCGAAGACGACGATCCAGGTCATCGAACGCATGGTCGCCCTGCTCGATGCCCTGGCCAAATATTCCGACCCGGTCAGCCTGAAGGAATTGTCCAAAGTATCGGGCCTGCACCCCTCGACGGCGCACCGCATCCTCAACGACATGGTGCTGACGCGCTTTGTCGACCGCATCGAACCGGGCACGTACCGGCTGGGCATGCGCCTGTTGGAACTGGGCAATGTGGTGAAAAGCCGCCTCAGCGTGCGCGAAGCGGCGCTGGACTTCATGCGCCAGTTGCACAAGAAAACCCAGCAAACGATCAACCTGTCCGTGCGCCAGGGCGACGAGATCGTCTACATCGACCGTGCCTTTTCCGAACGCTCGGGCATGCAGGTGGTGCGCGCCATCGGCGGCCGCGGCCCGCTGCACCTGACCTCGACCGGCAAGCTGTTCCTCTCCGTGGACGAGCCGAAAGCCATCCGCGCGTACGCCACGCGCACGGGCCTGGCCGGACACAACAAGAATTCCATCACGGATCTGCAAAAGCTTGAGCGCGAACTGAGCCTGGTGCGCGAGCGCGGCTATGCGCGCGACAATGAAGAGCTGGAACTGGGCGTGCGCTGCATGGCCGCCGGCATCCGCGACGATACAGGCAAGCTGATCGCCGGCCTGTCGATCTCGGCGCCAGCCGACCGCCTGCAGGATGAGTGGCTGGTGGACCTGGTGGAAACGGCGAACCAGATTTCAGTGACTTTGGGTTTTATACCCCAAGACTAAAGAAACAGAGCAGCAACGCTGCCCTGTTTCTTTTAGCCGCCAGGCAAGCTCATGTTGGCAGGCTTGAGGGCTTCCAGCCACTTGCGCATGCGCCCCGCATCGGCCGTGCGCGACTGTTTTCCCTTGGAATCGAGGAAGACCATGATCACGGCCCGTCCTTCGATGACAGCCTGCATCATCAGGCAACGTCCCGCCTCATTGATAAAGCCCGTCTTTTGCAAGCCGATTTCCCAGCCGGGATTCGCCACCAGGTGATTCGTATTGCCAAACTGCATGGGCTGGCCGCTGGCTTCGACGATGGCTTTCGGGTCCGTCGAGTACTCGCGCAACAGCGGATGGCGGAAGGCGGCCATGGCCAGCTTGCCCAGGTCGCGCGCGCTGGCCACGTTCATCTTTGACAAGCCACTGGAATCGACGTAATGCGTATCCATCATGCCCAGCTGCCGCGCCTTGCTGTTCATCGCGTCGACAAACGCCGACAAACCGCCCGGATAATTGCGGCCCAGCGCCGAGGCGGCACGGTTTTCCGAGCTCATCAAGGCGATGTGCAGCATATTCGCCCGCGTCAATTGCGAACCCACTTTCAGGCGCGAGCTGCTGAACTTGGCCCGGTCGACGTCCTCGTCCGTGATCGTCAGCAGTTCCTCCATGTCCTGGTGCGCTTCGACCACCACCAGGCCCGTCATCATCTTGGTGATGGAGGCGATGGGCAAGGCCACATTCGAATTCTTTTCAAACAGCACTTCCGAATTGGCCTGGTCCAGCACCAGCGCCACGCTCGACTTGAGGTCGAGCGGATCGCGCGTGAGGTTCAGGCCGGCCAGGTCGCCCATGGTCGGCATCGGTGCGGCCATGGGCACGGCCACGCTGCTGATTTTTTGATAGATGACCTTGCGTTTGCCGCGCACCATGACGACCCGGCGCACGCTCTTTTCGCGCGGCGCGGCCGTCGCGCTCTTGCGCAGCACGACTTTGACTTTCTTGGTGTTCTGTTTCTTGGAGGCTGAGGATTTGCCGTTCGCTTCCTTGGCGTGCACGGCCGCAGCCGGCGCCAGTGCAAACAGCAGGGAAGCCAGGATACCCAGCGCAAGTTTAAACTTAGCCATTCGATAATTCCCCGTGAAGCTGTTGCCTTATTGCAGTGTAGCGAAATGCAGAGTATTCGCAAGCCTATTTAACAGTTAGGACAGTATTTATTGCAGTACTGAAATACAAATCGTTAGCGATCAGCAAACAAGCTCATCCTTGACGGCTATTTGCTGGTGCACATCGCCGGGATGTCTATTTGTCCATGAATTTAACAAAACCGGCCAGCGGCTCGCGTTCCGTGCTCAAGCGGTTCTCGACCTTGTCCGGGTCGGCATAGCCGAGGGCCATGCCGCACACCACCATTTCGCTGGCTGGCACGCCCAGCTCGTCACGGATGATGTCATGGTAGTGGATGAAGGCCGCTTGCGGGCACGTGTCGAGTCCCCGCGCGCGCGCCGCCAGCATGATATTTTGCAAGAACATGCCGTAGTCGAGCCAGGAACCCTGCTCCAGCACCCGTTCGATGGTAAAGATCAGCCCGACGGGTGCATCGAAAAACTGGAAATTGCGTCCATGCTGAGCCGCCATGCCGGCCGTGTCGCTCCGCTCCAGGCCCAGCAGCTGGTACAGGTCCAGGCCGATCTTGCGGCGGCGCTCGATGAACGGCGCCGTCCACTGGCGCGGGTAATAGATATACGACGCCGTGCGCGCGGGCGCATCGGGCGCCTTCGGTGCGGCATAGACGTCGAGGATGCGGCGCGACAGCCGCGCGCGCGCCTCGCCCGACAGCACATACACTTTCCACGGCTGCATGTTGGCGCCCGAAGGCGCGCGCGCCGCCACTTCCAGGATGCGCGCGATATCGTCCTGCGCCACCGGCATGGGCAAAAAGGCGCGGATCGAACGGCGCGACAGGATGACGGCGTCGACGGCTTGCTGCGCCGCCTGTGTTTCAGATGCTTGCTTGTTCACTGCCCTGCTCTCCCGCTATCTCTACTTCTTGACGACAAACACCACGCCGACCACGGCCACCAGCATGCCGGCGATGCCCAGCATATTGAACGCTTCGCCGAACATCAGCCAGGCCATCACGGCCGTCGTGGGCGGCGTCAGGTACAGCAAGCCCGTCACTTTCGTCGCGTCGCTACGGCGGATCAGGGCGAACAGCAGAAAGATGGCGCCGATGGACAGCACGAGTACCGACCACAGCAAGGCGCCGATGAAATTCGCCGTCCATTGCACATTGCTGAAATGCAGGTCCAGCCCTTCGTAGTACAGGGCGAATGGCAAGACCACGACGATGGAGGCGGCAAACTGCACCACCGTGCCCGTGCGCAAGTCGAATTGCGGGCAGTGGCGTTTTTGGTACATGGTGCCGGCCGTCATCGACAGCAGCGCGAACACGCACAGCAGCACGCTTTCCACGGTCAGGCCCACGAGATTGATCTTCGCATACACGACGAGGGCCACGCCCAGCAAGCCAAAGAACAGGCCCAGCCACTGGCGCGGGCGCACGGATTCGCCGATCAGCGGCGCGGCGCAGGCCGTCAGCACGGGCTGCATGCCCACGATCAGCGCGGACAGGCCGGCCGGCATGCCAAGCTTGATCGCGCACCAGACGCCGGCCAGGTACCCGGCCTGCATCAAGATGCCGGCGACGGCGATCTGACGGAACTGTCCCACGGGCCATGGCGCGCGCAACAGCAGCACGAGCGGCAACAGGATCACCAGCACGCCCAGGAAGCGCAGCAGCAAAAAGGTCAGCGGAGGCGCGTACGGCAGGCCGAACTTGGCCACGATAAAGCCTGTGCTCCATAACAACACGAAGAAGCCAGGCAAGGCCATCGGCGTCAGAGTGGTCAGAAGAGAGGCTTTGCCGCTGGCGCCAGCCGCGGCGGGAAGATTGGACATGGTATCAACTCGGGAAACAGGATCGGCACCAGATGCTGCGCCAGTGCGGGAGGCAAAGTCTAGCATGCTGCGCCGCAATCGTCCCCGTAGCCGCTGGAAACGGTAGTTTAGGCATAAACCATTGACACCCAGAAATCAAATATTTCTCTTTAGAAACAATGACTTTTGATCCAAATCTATTCAATTGTTGCATCGCACAAGAAACGCTTGACTTCGTTTTTTTTCACCGTAGAATAGGGTTTGTTGCGTTGCACAATTCTTGTTCAGCTTGAAAAATTTAGATTCACCTGCTTTCCCAAACGGTACACGCAGCATCAAATTAACCAGATTTCGATTTTTTGGAGATTTATATGTTTTCAATTCCTGAGCAATTTTCGTCCGCTACCAAAGCCAACCTGGAAGCCCAATTCGCCCTGTTCTCGTCGCTGACGGGCAAAGCCTTCGAAGGCATCGAAAAGATCGTCGAACTGAACCTGACCGCTGCCAAAGCGACCCTGGAAGAATCGACCGCCGCCGCCAAGCAATTGCTGTCGGCAAAAGATCCACAAGAATTCTTCTCGCTGAGCGCTGCTCAAGCCCAGCCTAGCGCCGAAAAAGCCATCGCTTACGGTCGTCACCTGGCTGCCATCACGTCGGGCACCCAAGCCGAGTTCAGCAAAGCTGCTGAATCGCAAATCGCTGAAACCAACCGCAAAGTCCTGTCCCTGGTGGAAGAAGTCACCAAGAACGCGCCAGCCGGTTCGGAAAACGCCGTCGCCATCCTGAAAAGCGCCATCGGCAACGCCAATGCAGGCTACGAGCAATTCTCGAAAACCAGCAAGCAAGCCGTCGAAGCCATCGAAGCGAACTTGACCTCGGCCGTGAACCAGTTCACGCAAGCTGCTGAAAAAGTCGTGCCACGCGCTGCCGCCAAGTAATTCTTGCGCGACCGCTCCGGCGGTCCGCTAGTACAAGCTCCTCCAGGCATCCATCCCGTACTTCCCCGACGGATGCCATTATGCCCCAGCCCAGCTGGGGCATTTTTTATGCACGGTTACTCTCCCAGATACGCCGCCTTCACGCGCGGATCGTCGAGCATGGCAGCCGCATTGCCGCCCATGGTGACGAGGCCGGAATCCATCACATAGCCGCGGTGTGCCGCTTGCAGGGCCAAACGGGCATTCTGTTCGACCAGCAAGATCGTGATGCCTTCGGACGACACCTTGCGGATCACCTCGAAAATTTTCTCGACCATGATGGGCGACAGGCCCATCGACGGCTCGTCGAGCAGCAGCAGTTTCGGATGACTCATCAGTGCCCGCGCCATGGCCAGCATCTGCTGCTCGCCACCGGACAGGGTGCCGGCCATCTGCGCCGCCCGTTCCTTGAGGCGTGGAAAGACGTCGAACCAGCGGGCGATATCGTCCTCGACACCGGCCTTGTCCGTGCGCGTGTAGGCGCCCATCATGAGGTTTTCCCGGATCGACATGCGGGTAAATACGCCCCGCCCTTCCGGCACCATGGCCAGTTTCCTTTCCACCAAGTGGAACGATTTCGTGCCCTTGAGCGACTCACCCAGGTAGCTGATCGTGCCTTCGACCTTGCAGGCCGGCAAAGTGCCCGTGATGGCTTTCAAGGTCGTCGTCTTGCCGGCGCCGTTCGCACCGATCAGGGCGATCAGCTCGCCCTGGTTGACTTCCAGGTCGATACCCTTGACGGCCTTGATGCCGCCGTAGGCCACGTGCAGGCCCGATACCTTCAATACATTCTTGTTCAAGCCAGCGTTACTCATGCGTGCGACCCTCCCAGATAAGCCTCGATGACGGCCGGGTTTTGTTGTATTTCGGCCGGCAAGCCTTCCGCGATGCGCTTGCCATACTCGAGCACGGTGATGCGGTCGCACAGTCCCATCATCAGTTTCACGTCGTGCTCGATCAACAGCACGGTCTTGCCTTCGGCCTTGATTTTCACCAGCAACTCGCGCAGGGCCAGCTTTTCCGTCGCATTCATGCCCGCCGCCGGCTCGTCGAGCGCCAGCAGTTGCGGGTCCGTGGCCAGCGCGCGGGCGATTTCCAGGCGCCGCTGGTCGCCATACGACAAGAAGCGCGCCGTGCGGCTGGCGAACTGGGCGATGCCGACGAAGTCGAGCAACTCCATGGCCCGCTTGCGGATGGACGCCTCTTCCTCGCGCGCCGCCTTGTGGCGGAAGATGGCGCCGAACACGCCCTGATGCGAGCGCACATGGCGCCCCACCATGACGTTTTCCAGCGCCGTCATGTCGCCAAACAAACGGATGTTCTGGAAGGTGCGCGCAATGCCCGCCTTGGCCACCTTGTGCGGCGCGGATGGCGAATATGGTTTGCCGGCCAGCTCGAAAGTGCCCGTGTCGGGCTGGTAGAGGCCTGTGATCACGTTGAAAAACGTCGTCTTGCCGGCGCCGTTCGGGCCGATCAAGCCATAGATTTGCCCTTGCCGGATGGTGATGCCCACGTCGGTGAGCGCCTGCAAGCCGCCAAAACGTTTATTCACGCCGGCAATATTGAGAATGATCTGTTCGCTCATGCTATCCCTCCCTTAAGCGGACACGACGCCGG
Coding sequences within:
- a CDS encoding DMT family transporter — encoded protein: MSNLPAAAGASGKASLLTTLTPMALPGFFVLLWSTGFIVAKFGLPYAPPLTFLLLRFLGVLVILLPLVLLLRAPWPVGQFRQIAVAGILMQAGYLAGVWCAIKLGMPAGLSALIVGMQPVLTACAAPLIGESVRPRQWLGLFFGLLGVALVVYAKINLVGLTVESVLLCVFALLSMTAGTMYQKRHCPQFDLRTGTVVQFAASIVVVLPFALYYEGLDLHFSNVQWTANFIGALLWSVLVLSIGAIFLLFALIRRSDATKVTGLLYLTPPTTAVMAWLMFGEAFNMLGIAGMLVAVVGVVFVVKK
- a CDS encoding serine hydrolase, with amino-acid sequence MAKFKLALGILASLLFALAPAAAVHAKEANGKSSASKKQNTKKVKVVLRKSATAAPREKSVRRVVMVRGKRKVIYQKISSVAVPMAAPMPTMGDLAGLNLTRDPLDLKSSVALVLDQANSEVLFEKNSNVALPIASITKMMTGLVVVEAHQDMEELLTITDEDVDRAKFSSSRLKVGSQLTRANMLHIALMSSENRAASALGRNYPGGLSAFVDAMNSKARQLGMMDTHYVDSSGLSKMNVASARDLGKLAMAAFRHPLLREYSTDPKAIVEASGQPMQFGNTNHLVANPGWEIGLQKTGFINEAGRCLMMQAVIEGRAVIMVFLDSKGKQSRTADAGRMRKWLEALKPANMSLPGG
- a CDS encoding sulfate ABC transporter substrate-binding protein, whose protein sequence is MLSKKIIIAAAISAFAILQTAQAADITLLNVSYDPTRELYQDVNTAFAKEWKGKTGDNVKIKQSHGGSGKQARAVIDGLEADIVTLALAYDIDALAEHKLLAGDWQKRLAHNSSPYTSTIVFLVRKGNPKGIKDWNDLIKPGVSVITPNPKTSGGARWNHLAAWGYALRQPGGNEAKAKDFLGKLYKNVPVLDSGARGATTTFVERGIGDVLIAWENEAYLAVKELGPTKFDIITPSVSILAEPPVAVVDKFADKHGTRKVAEAYLNYLYTDEAQDIIAKNYYRPATDKAAKKYASQFAKVNLFTIEQVAGGWTAAQKAHFADGGIFDQIYQPK
- a CDS encoding peroxiredoxin, encoding MTLRLGDVAPDFEQDSSIGPLKFHEWAGNSWVVLFSHPADFTPVCTTELGLTAKLKPEFDKRNVKAIALSVDAAESHKSWIKDIEETQNTVVGFPIIADVDKKVSVLYDMIHPEQSVTATVRSVFIIDPNKKVRLILTYPLSTGRNFNEILRVIDALQLTDGYTVATPGNWKDGDDVIIPLTVQDPDVIKQKYPKGFTAAKPYLRLTPQPNK
- a CDS encoding IclR family transcriptional regulator, with amino-acid sequence MKIEPVAAPKTTIQVIERMVALLDALAKYSDPVSLKELSKVSGLHPSTAHRILNDMVLTRFVDRIEPGTYRLGMRLLELGNVVKSRLSVREAALDFMRQLHKKTQQTINLSVRQGDEIVYIDRAFSERSGMQVVRAIGGRGPLHLTSTGKLFLSVDEPKAIRAYATRTGLAGHNKNSITDLQKLERELSLVRERGYARDNEELELGVRCMAAGIRDDTGKLIAGLSISAPADRLQDEWLVDLVETANQISVTLGFIPQD
- a CDS encoding ABC transporter ATP-binding protein: MNKNVLKVSGLHVAYGGIKAVKGIDLEVNQGELIALIGANGAGKTTTLKAITGTLPACKVEGTISYLGESLKGTKSFHLVERKLAMVPEGRGVFTRMSIRENLMMGAYTRTDKAGVEDDIARWFDVFPRLKERAAQMAGTLSGGEQQMLAMARALMSHPKLLLLDEPSMGLSPIMVEKIFEVIRKVSSEGITILLVEQNARLALQAAHRGYVMDSGLVTMGGNAAAMLDDPRVKAAYLGE
- a CDS encoding diacylglycerol kinase, with protein sequence MQPVNEFKSKSGLKRIFSAFFYSLDGLKAAWRHEHAFRQELGLFVVGTVIALLLRVSAFEKLVLIGVLLLVLIVELINSAIEAVVDRISLERHPLSKNAKDFGSAAVLLTCILAFATWAVILFNRFY
- a CDS encoding ABC transporter ATP-binding protein, yielding MSEQIILNIAGVNKRFGGLQALTDVGITIRQGQIYGLIGPNGAGKTTFFNVITGLYQPDTGTFELAGKPYSPSAPHKVAKAGIARTFQNIRLFGDMTALENVMVGRHVRSHQGVFGAIFRHKAAREEEASIRKRAMELLDFVGIAQFASRTARFLSYGDQRRLEIARALATDPQLLALDEPAAGMNATEKLALRELLVKIKAEGKTVLLIEHDVKLMMGLCDRITVLEYGKRIAEGLPAEIQQNPAVIEAYLGGSHA
- a CDS encoding nitroreductase; the encoded protein is MNKQASETQAAQQAVDAVILSRRSIRAFLPMPVAQDDIARILEVAARAPSGANMQPWKVYVLSGEARARLSRRILDVYAAPKAPDAPARTASYIYYPRQWTAPFIERRRKIGLDLYQLLGLERSDTAGMAAQHGRNFQFFDAPVGLIFTIERVLEQGSWLDYGMFLQNIMLAARARGLDTCPQAAFIHYHDIIRDELGVPASEMVVCGMALGYADPDKVENRLSTEREPLAGFVKFMDK
- a CDS encoding phasin family protein, whose translation is MFSIPEQFSSATKANLEAQFALFSSLTGKAFEGIEKIVELNLTAAKATLEESTAAAKQLLSAKDPQEFFSLSAAQAQPSAEKAIAYGRHLAAITSGTQAEFSKAAESQIAETNRKVLSLVEEVTKNAPAGSENAVAILKSAIGNANAGYEQFSKTSKQAVEAIEANLTSAVNQFTQAAEKVVPRAAAK
- a CDS encoding alpha/beta hydrolase, which translates into the protein MALRSFSDYRVLIVPGLHNSGPEHWQSRWQRLYPQFERVEQDDWNAPDLANWSARLDQVRRQDARPTLIVAHSFGCLTTAHSLARDPQGVAGVLLVGPADPDKFGVAKALPQKRLPCPGILIASQTDPWMTAEHAAQWARRWNCKYIDGGALGHINAESRLGDWVYGQAQLQTLFDLAQSDKRHRQAA